One window from the genome of Synechococcus sp. PROS-7-1 encodes:
- a CDS encoding trypsin-like peptidase domain-containing protein yields MQALAASAGLPGTHSFVADAVRDVAPAVVRIDTERLVERQPFDPNLIDPLLRDLLGEPSFGYGPERQRGQGSGVVIDREGLVLTNAHVVEQVEQVNVTLASGEQRDGEVIGRDPVTDLALVRLKGNALPPAARLGDSEALEVGDWAIALGTPYGLERTVTLGIVSSLHRNISSLGFSDKRLDLIQTDAAINPGNSGGPLVNAEGRVIGINTLVRSGPGAGLGFAIPINLARRVTDELKAAGEVVHPYLGVQLIALTARIAREHNEDPNALVALPERAGALVQSVLPDSPAQKAGLRRGDLVIQAGEVPIDDPQDLLQQVDRAEINQPLALSIIRGEQDLQVSVKPEPLPGLS; encoded by the coding sequence ATGCAGGCGCTTGCGGCGTCCGCTGGTTTGCCTGGCACTCATAGTTTTGTCGCTGATGCGGTCCGTGATGTAGCTCCAGCTGTCGTGCGGATCGACACCGAGCGCTTGGTGGAGCGCCAGCCCTTTGACCCCAACTTGATTGATCCACTGCTGCGAGATCTCCTCGGTGAGCCCAGCTTCGGCTATGGCCCCGAGCGTCAACGCGGGCAGGGATCGGGAGTGGTGATTGACCGCGAAGGGCTTGTGCTCACCAATGCCCATGTGGTGGAGCAGGTGGAGCAGGTGAATGTGACCCTCGCCAGTGGCGAGCAACGCGATGGCGAAGTGATCGGCCGTGATCCGGTCACCGATCTGGCTCTGGTGCGACTGAAAGGGAATGCCCTGCCGCCTGCAGCACGGCTGGGGGATTCCGAAGCCCTCGAGGTCGGCGACTGGGCCATTGCCCTTGGAACCCCTTATGGCTTGGAGCGAACCGTCACACTTGGGATTGTCAGCAGCCTGCACCGCAACATCAGCAGCCTTGGTTTCTCTGACAAGCGTCTTGATCTGATCCAAACCGATGCTGCAATCAACCCTGGCAACTCCGGTGGCCCCTTGGTGAATGCAGAAGGCCGCGTGATCGGGATCAATACGTTGGTCCGTTCAGGCCCTGGGGCAGGCTTGGGGTTCGCAATCCCCATCAACCTGGCTCGCCGGGTGACTGACGAGCTGAAAGCAGCCGGTGAAGTGGTGCACCCCTACCTCGGCGTTCAGTTGATTGCCCTCACGGCTCGTATCGCTCGCGAGCACAACGAAGATCCCAATGCTCTTGTTGCACTGCCCGAACGGGCTGGAGCTCTGGTGCAGTCTGTGCTTCCGGACAGCCCAGCCCAGAAAGCGGGACTGCGCAGGGGTGATCTGGTGATCCAGGCCGGTGAGGTCCCCATCGACGATCCTCAGGATCTGCTGCAGCAAGTGGATCGGGCTGAGATCAACCAGCCCCTTGCCCTGTCGATCATCCGCGGCGAACAGGATCTGCAGGTTTCCGTCAAACCCGAACCCTTGCCAGGATTGAGCTGA
- the rpoB gene encoding DNA-directed RNA polymerase subunit beta: protein MSSSAIQVAKTATYLPDLVEVQRASFKWFLEKGLIEELESFSPITDYTGKLELHFVGSEYRLKRPRHDVEEAKRRDATFASQMYVTCRLVNKETGEIKEQEVFIGELPLMTERGTFIINGAERVIVNQIVRSPGVYFKDEQDKNGRRTYNASVIPNRGAWLKFETDKNDLLHVRVDKTRKINAHVLMRAMGLSDNDVIDKLRHPEYYKKSIEAANDEGISSEDQALLELYKKLRPGEPPSVSGGQQLLQTRFFDPKRYDLGRVGRYKINKKLRLTIPDSVRTLTHEDVLSTLDYLINLELDVGGASLDDIDHLGNRRVRSVGELLQNQVRVGLNRLERIIKERMTVGETDSLTPAQLVNPKPLVAAIKEFFGSSQLSQFMDQTNPLAELTHKRRISALGPGGLTRERAGFAVRDIHPSHYGRLCPIETPEGPNAGLINSLATHARVNEYGFIETPFWKVENGRVLKQGDPIYLSADLEDECRVAPGDVATDSDGAILADLIPVRYRQDFEKVPPEQVDYVQLSPVQVISVATSLIPFLEHDDANRALMGSNMQRQAVPLLRPERPLVGTGLETQVARDSGMVPISRVNGTVTFVDATAIVVRDEDGVDHSHYLQKYQRSNQDTCLNQRPIVRQGDPVIVGQVLADGSACEGGEIALGQNVLIAYMPWEGYNYEDAILVSERLVNDDLYTSVHIEKYEIEARQTKLGPEEITREIPNVAEESLGNLDEMGIIRIGAFVESGDILVGKVTPKGESDQPPEEKLLRAIFGEKARDVRDNSLRVPSTERGRVVDVRIYTREQGDELPPGANMVVRVYVAQRRKIQVGDKMAGRHGNKGIISRILPREDMPYLPDGTPVDIVLNPLGVPSRMNVGQVFELLMGWAAANLDCRVKVVPFDEMYGAEKSQQTVEAYLKEAAKQPGKEWIYNPDDPGKLQLIDGRSGEPFDQPVAVGYSHFLKLVHLVDDKIHARSTGPYSLVTQQPLGGKAQQGGQRLGEMEVWALEAYGAAYTLQELLTVKSDDMQGRNEALNAIVKGKPIPRPGTPESFKVLMRELQSLGLDIAVFTDEGKEVDLMQDVNPRRSTPSRPTYESLGVADYDED from the coding sequence ATGAGCAGCAGCGCGATTCAGGTCGCCAAGACCGCCACCTATCTCCCTGATCTGGTGGAGGTGCAGCGGGCCAGTTTCAAGTGGTTCCTGGAGAAGGGCCTGATCGAAGAACTGGAGAGTTTTTCGCCGATCACCGACTACACAGGAAAGCTCGAACTTCATTTCGTCGGCAGTGAGTACCGACTGAAGCGCCCCCGCCATGACGTGGAGGAGGCCAAGCGTCGCGATGCCACCTTCGCTTCTCAGATGTATGTGACTTGCCGGCTGGTTAACAAGGAGACCGGTGAGATCAAGGAGCAGGAGGTCTTCATCGGCGAGCTCCCGCTGATGACCGAGCGAGGCACGTTCATCATTAATGGTGCTGAGCGCGTGATCGTGAACCAGATCGTTCGCAGCCCCGGTGTTTATTTCAAGGACGAGCAGGATAAGAACGGACGCCGCACGTACAACGCGAGCGTGATTCCGAACCGCGGCGCTTGGCTGAAATTTGAAACAGATAAGAACGATCTTTTGCACGTTCGAGTTGATAAGACCCGGAAGATCAATGCCCATGTGCTGATGCGCGCCATGGGCTTGTCTGATAACGATGTGATCGACAAGCTCCGTCATCCGGAGTACTACAAAAAGTCGATTGAAGCGGCCAACGACGAAGGGATCAGCTCTGAAGACCAAGCTCTGTTGGAGCTTTACAAGAAGCTCCGTCCGGGTGAACCTCCCTCAGTGAGCGGCGGTCAGCAACTGCTTCAGACCCGTTTCTTTGATCCCAAGCGTTACGACCTCGGCCGGGTCGGTCGTTACAAGATCAACAAGAAGCTTCGCCTCACGATTCCTGACTCGGTTCGCACTCTCACCCACGAGGACGTTCTCTCCACCCTCGACTATCTGATCAATCTTGAGCTCGATGTGGGCGGGGCCAGCCTCGATGACATCGACCATCTCGGCAACCGTCGCGTGCGATCCGTTGGCGAGCTTCTGCAGAACCAGGTGCGCGTGGGTCTCAACCGACTCGAGCGGATCATTAAAGAGCGCATGACGGTCGGCGAGACCGATTCCCTCACCCCTGCCCAGCTGGTGAATCCCAAGCCGCTTGTCGCGGCGATCAAGGAATTCTTCGGTTCGAGCCAGTTGAGCCAGTTCATGGATCAAACGAACCCGCTGGCTGAGCTCACGCACAAGCGCCGCATCTCCGCCCTCGGTCCTGGAGGTCTCACCCGTGAAAGGGCTGGCTTCGCCGTGCGCGATATCCATCCGTCCCACTACGGCCGCCTCTGCCCAATTGAGACGCCCGAAGGCCCTAATGCTGGTCTGATTAATTCCTTGGCCACCCACGCCAGGGTCAACGAGTACGGCTTCATCGAAACTCCCTTCTGGAAGGTGGAGAACGGCCGGGTTCTCAAGCAGGGTGATCCCATCTATCTCTCCGCTGATCTGGAGGATGAGTGTCGTGTGGCCCCTGGCGATGTCGCCACGGACAGCGATGGCGCGATCCTGGCGGACCTCATTCCCGTTCGTTACCGCCAGGATTTCGAGAAGGTGCCGCCGGAGCAGGTGGATTATGTGCAGCTCTCACCCGTTCAGGTGATCTCCGTTGCCACCTCGCTGATTCCTTTCCTGGAGCACGACGATGCCAACCGTGCCCTGATGGGATCGAACATGCAGCGTCAGGCGGTGCCTCTTCTGCGCCCCGAACGCCCCCTGGTCGGCACGGGCCTGGAAACCCAGGTTGCTCGCGACTCCGGCATGGTTCCCATCTCCCGGGTCAATGGCACCGTCACCTTCGTGGATGCCACCGCGATCGTCGTCCGAGACGAAGACGGAGTGGATCACTCCCACTATCTGCAGAAGTACCAGCGTTCGAATCAGGACACCTGTCTCAACCAGCGTCCGATCGTGCGTCAGGGCGACCCGGTGATCGTGGGTCAGGTTCTTGCGGATGGCTCAGCTTGCGAAGGCGGTGAAATCGCTCTTGGTCAGAATGTTCTGATCGCATACATGCCCTGGGAGGGATACAACTACGAGGACGCGATCCTCGTGAGTGAGCGTCTGGTCAATGATGATTTGTACACCTCGGTGCACATCGAGAAGTACGAGATCGAGGCCCGTCAAACCAAGCTTGGCCCTGAAGAGATCACTCGGGAAATTCCCAATGTGGCCGAAGAAAGTCTTGGCAATCTCGATGAGATGGGCATCATCCGCATTGGTGCCTTCGTGGAGAGCGGCGACATCCTGGTGGGTAAGGTCACTCCCAAAGGTGAGTCCGACCAACCTCCTGAAGAGAAACTGTTGAGAGCGATCTTCGGAGAGAAAGCGCGCGACGTTCGCGATAACTCACTGAGGGTTCCCAGCACCGAGCGCGGCAGGGTGGTGGATGTGCGCATCTACACCCGTGAGCAAGGTGATGAGCTCCCCCCCGGCGCCAACATGGTGGTCAGGGTCTACGTGGCTCAACGCCGCAAGATCCAGGTGGGCGACAAGATGGCCGGTCGTCATGGCAACAAGGGGATCATCAGCCGGATTCTTCCCCGGGAAGACATGCCTTACCTCCCCGACGGCACTCCCGTTGACATCGTTCTGAACCCTCTGGGTGTGCCAAGCCGCATGAACGTCGGTCAGGTTTTCGAACTGCTGATGGGCTGGGCAGCGGCAAATCTTGACTGTCGCGTGAAGGTGGTTCCGTTTGATGAGATGTATGGGGCTGAAAAGTCTCAGCAGACCGTGGAGGCCTACCTCAAGGAGGCGGCCAAGCAGCCAGGCAAGGAATGGATCTACAACCCAGATGATCCCGGCAAGCTTCAACTGATTGATGGCCGCAGCGGCGAGCCCTTCGATCAGCCTGTTGCTGTGGGTTACTCCCACTTCCTCAAGCTGGTCCACCTGGTGGATGACAAGATCCACGCCCGTTCCACAGGTCCTTACTCCTTGGTGACGCAGCAACCCCTGGGCGGCAAGGCTCAGCAGGGCGGCCAGCGTCTGGGTGAGATGGAGGTTTGGGCGCTTGAGGCCTATGGCGCGGCGTACACCCTGCAGGAACTGCTCACGGTCAAGTCCGACGACATGCAGGGACGCAATGAGGCTCTGAACGCCATCGTTAAGGGCAAGCCGATCCCCAGGCCCGGCACTCCGGAATCCTTCAAGGTGCTGATGCGCGAACTCCAGTCCCTGGGTCTGGATATCGCCGTGTTCACTGATGAAGGCAAGGAGGTGGATCTCATGCAAGACGTGAATCCGCGTCGCAGCACCCCAAGTCGTCCCACCTACGAATCCCTCGGCGTTGCGGATTACGACGAGGACTGA
- a CDS encoding TatD family hydrolase: MAVPSLIDSHCHIVFRNFDEDLDAVASRWRDAGVTSLLHACVEPSEIPAIRALADRFPEMRYSVGVHPLDTQHWAEDTQAVLREAACADDRVVAIGELGLDLFRDNNLPEQLAILRPQLDLAVELNLPVIVHCRDAAEPMLEELRARQARGCCPAGVMHCWGGTPEEMHQFLDLGFYISFSGTVTFPKAIPTHDCARQVPQDRFLVETDCPFLAPVPRRGKRNEPAFVAAVASRVAELREQTLEQVAMTSTANARTLFRLP; the protein is encoded by the coding sequence ATGGCAGTTCCCTCCCTCATCGACAGTCACTGTCACATCGTCTTCAGGAATTTTGATGAGGATCTTGATGCTGTCGCGTCGCGGTGGCGTGACGCCGGCGTCACGTCGTTGTTACATGCTTGCGTAGAGCCTTCGGAAATCCCTGCGATTCGCGCGCTCGCGGATCGGTTCCCGGAGATGCGGTACTCGGTGGGTGTCCATCCGCTTGATACGCAGCACTGGGCTGAGGACACGCAAGCTGTTCTGCGGGAAGCCGCCTGCGCCGATGATCGGGTGGTGGCCATCGGTGAACTTGGCCTCGATCTTTTTCGTGACAACAACCTTCCTGAGCAGTTGGCCATCCTTCGCCCCCAGCTCGATCTGGCGGTGGAGCTCAACTTGCCCGTGATCGTGCACTGCCGCGATGCGGCCGAGCCCATGCTGGAGGAGTTGCGTGCTCGTCAGGCCCGAGGATGCTGTCCTGCTGGGGTGATGCACTGCTGGGGCGGGACTCCAGAGGAAATGCATCAGTTCCTGGATCTCGGCTTCTACATCAGCTTCAGTGGCACGGTCACCTTCCCGAAAGCTATCCCCACTCACGATTGCGCCAGGCAGGTCCCCCAGGATCGGTTCCTTGTCGAGACGGATTGCCCTTTCCTGGCACCGGTCCCCCGTCGGGGGAAGCGCAACGAGCCGGCCTTTGTTGCGGCAGTGGCATCCCGCGTCGCTGAGCTCAGAGAGCAAACCCTTGAACAGGTGGCCATGACCAGCACGGCCAATGCGAGGACGCTGTTCAGGCTTCCCTGA
- the hisD gene encoding histidinol dehydrogenase yields the protein MHDQTVTAPSSPTSSSEASVIHRTDAVGDAELRLDQIATRTAGQSQRDAAKSVESILDQVRRDGDQALRALTQQFDGFDPDPLQVPCAELQSAWDATPPDLRDALELAHRRIQDFHQRQRPLDLDVKGVHGERLGRRWRPVQAAGLYVPGGRASYPSTVLMNAVPARAAGVERLVMVTPAGSDGTVNRTVLAAAHLAGVREVYRIGGAQAIAALAFGTETIPRVDVISGPGNLYVTLAKKFVYGQVGIDSLAGPSEVLVIADASANVTQVAADLLAQAEHDPLAAAILLTTASSLAEALPAELEHQLQKHPREAICRQSLQQWGLIVVCDNLETCASLSDRFAPEHLELLVERPRMLADRIQQAGAIFIGPWSPEAVGDYLAGPNHTLPTCGAARYSGALSVETFMRHTSLIEFSREALEATGGAVVELASSEGLHSHANSVKVRLR from the coding sequence ATGCATGATCAGACGGTGACAGCCCCATCGAGCCCCACCTCCAGCAGCGAGGCGTCCGTGATTCATCGCACCGACGCGGTCGGCGATGCGGAACTGCGACTGGATCAGATCGCGACACGCACAGCCGGGCAATCCCAACGGGACGCCGCGAAAAGCGTCGAATCCATCCTCGACCAAGTGCGCAGGGACGGGGATCAGGCCCTAAGAGCACTCACCCAGCAGTTCGACGGATTTGACCCGGACCCGCTTCAGGTCCCCTGCGCTGAACTTCAGAGTGCCTGGGATGCCACCCCACCCGACCTGAGGGATGCTCTGGAACTCGCCCACCGGCGGATTCAGGATTTCCACCAGCGTCAAAGGCCCTTGGATCTCGATGTCAAAGGAGTCCATGGTGAGCGTCTTGGGCGACGCTGGCGTCCTGTCCAGGCCGCAGGCCTTTACGTCCCGGGAGGACGGGCTTCATACCCGAGCACGGTGCTGATGAACGCTGTACCAGCTCGCGCTGCGGGCGTGGAGAGACTAGTCATGGTCACCCCTGCGGGATCCGACGGAACCGTGAACCGCACCGTTCTCGCCGCAGCCCACCTGGCAGGGGTGCGCGAGGTGTATCGGATCGGGGGGGCTCAGGCGATTGCCGCACTGGCATTTGGCACCGAAACGATCCCTCGCGTTGACGTGATCAGCGGCCCTGGGAACCTCTACGTGACCTTGGCCAAGAAGTTCGTCTATGGGCAGGTGGGAATTGACTCACTCGCTGGCCCCAGCGAAGTGTTGGTGATTGCCGATGCGTCGGCCAACGTGACGCAGGTGGCGGCTGATCTGCTGGCGCAGGCTGAACATGATCCATTGGCAGCTGCGATCCTTCTCACCACTGCAAGCTCCCTGGCAGAGGCGCTGCCTGCTGAATTGGAGCACCAGCTTCAGAAGCACCCACGGGAAGCCATCTGCCGGCAATCGCTGCAGCAGTGGGGACTCATCGTGGTCTGCGACAACCTCGAGACCTGTGCGTCGCTAAGTGACCGGTTTGCCCCTGAACACCTCGAGCTTCTTGTTGAGCGCCCTCGCATGCTGGCGGACCGTATCCAGCAAGCCGGAGCCATCTTCATCGGCCCCTGGAGCCCTGAAGCAGTAGGGGACTACCTCGCGGGCCCGAATCACACCCTGCCCACCTGCGGCGCAGCGCGATACAGCGGCGCGCTCAGCGTGGAAACCTTCATGCGTCACACCTCACTGATCGAATTCAGCCGTGAAGCCCTCGAAGCCACCGGTGGAGCCGTGGTTGAACTGGCCAGCAGTGAAGGACTGCACAGCCATGCCAATTCGGTGAAGGTTCGGCTTCGCTGA
- the rpiA gene encoding ribose-5-phosphate isomerase RpiA, translated as MSDLQNQMKQAVADAAVKQFCDGMVVGLGSGSTAALMIKGLGERLATGQLSDIVGVTTSFQGEVLAAELGIPLRSLNAVDRIDLAIDGADEVDPSFQLIKGGGACHVQEKLVAARADRFIVVVDSTKLVERLNLGFLLPVEVLPGAWVQISQQLKAMGGEAELRMATRKAGPVVTDQGNLVLDVRFEGGIADPASLEKDINNIPGVLENGLFVNLADEVLVGQIDNGVASARSLEKAS; from the coding sequence ATGTCGGACCTTCAAAACCAGATGAAGCAGGCCGTTGCTGATGCGGCTGTGAAGCAGTTCTGCGACGGCATGGTGGTTGGTCTGGGGTCTGGCTCCACCGCGGCTCTGATGATCAAGGGCTTGGGTGAACGCCTAGCGACCGGTCAGCTAAGCGACATCGTGGGAGTGACCACGTCGTTCCAGGGCGAGGTTCTTGCTGCAGAACTGGGCATTCCTCTTCGCAGTCTGAATGCAGTCGACCGGATTGATCTAGCGATCGACGGTGCCGATGAAGTGGACCCGTCGTTCCAGTTGATCAAGGGGGGTGGTGCTTGCCACGTGCAAGAAAAGCTTGTTGCTGCCCGTGCCGACCGTTTCATTGTGGTGGTCGATTCCACCAAGCTTGTGGAGCGACTGAATCTCGGATTTTTGCTTCCCGTTGAGGTTCTGCCCGGAGCCTGGGTCCAGATCAGCCAACAACTAAAAGCCATGGGTGGCGAAGCCGAATTGCGCATGGCGACTCGCAAGGCCGGTCCAGTGGTGACCGATCAGGGCAACCTGGTTCTGGATGTGCGATTTGAAGGCGGCATCGCAGATCCCGCCTCTCTCGAGAAAGATATCAACAATATTCCCGGCGTCCTTGAGAACGGTCTGTTCGTCAACCTGGCCGACGAGGTGCTCGTAGGACAGATTGACAATGGTGTTGCCAGCGCACGCAGTCTCGAGAAGGCCAGCTGA
- the rpsT gene encoding 30S ribosomal protein S20 — translation MANNKSSKKRVEIAERNRLQNKAYKSSMRTLMKRCFSACEAYSATPGDEAKTSVQSSMNAAFSKIDKAVKRGVLHRNAGAHQKARLSVAVKKAIDPAPASAS, via the coding sequence GTGGCCAATAACAAGTCCTCAAAGAAGCGCGTCGAGATCGCTGAGCGCAACCGCCTTCAAAACAAGGCTTACAAGTCGTCGATGCGCACCCTGATGAAGCGCTGCTTCAGTGCATGTGAGGCCTATAGCGCCACCCCTGGCGATGAGGCCAAAACCAGCGTTCAATCCAGCATGAACGCAGCGTTCAGCAAGATTGACAAAGCCGTGAAGCGTGGTGTTCTCCATCGCAATGCGGGTGCCCATCAGAAGGCCCGTTTGAGCGTGGCAGTGAAGAAGGCGATCGACCCAGCACCCGCTAGTGCCAGCTGA